GCAATTTTACCGATGGCATTCGTGAGGGGCCTGATGGGCCCCTATATGAAACCGATTCCGGTCGGAGCAAGTTTAGCGATGATTCTATCCTTGCTCGTAGCTTTTATAGTAACTCCCTGGGCTTCCGTTCGATTCTTAAAGCTACATTCGAAGACCGAAAAGAAACCGGTCAAAGATTCGATGCTAAATTTACTGTATGAAAGTTTTACTGCCTGGCTGCTTTACTCCAGGAAAAACGCGATTCTTTTCGGGCTATCAATCATTATCCTTCTACTGACCTCCTTTAGTTTGGTTGCTTTCAAATTCGTGAAGGTAAAAATGCTTCCCTTCGACGACAAAGAGGAATTTCAAGTATTGATCGACTATGACCCGAAAACACCTCTTGAAAAAACGACTAAATATACTCGAATATTAGCTGATTCTATTATCAATAATTCGAATATTCAAAAAATCCAAATTTTTGTCGGAGACCCGGCGCCTTTTTCGTTTTCGGGGATGGTCAAACACAGCTTTTTACGAAACAAGGAATGGCAGGCGGATTTGCATATCGTTCTAAAAAATAAGAACGAACGGAATAAAAAAAGCCACGATATAATCGAATCATTGCGACCTAGCATAACCGAGTTCGGCGAACAAAATAACGCCATCACTAAGGTCTTAGAAATACCGCCCGGCCCTCCGGTGCTAGCTACATTCGTAGCCGAGGTGTACGCTCCGACGGAAAAGGAGCGAGAAGAGGTTGCATTTGAAATTCGAAAATCCCTATCCATGCAAAAGGGTGTCGTAGATATCGATTCGAGCTTACGCGTTCAAAGACCGACGATAGTTTTCCCGTTCGATTATGTTGCCGCAGGAAATTTAGGAGTTCAAGCCGTAACGATCGCACAGGCGGCAAATTACGTTTTTCAGGAAACTTCTTTATCCACCCTGTCCGAAACAAACCATTCGGAGGACGTTGTTATCTCACTTTCCTTAAAAGACTCGGCGAGAACTTCCAAAACTCCTTTTGCAAAACTGAATGTTAGCACTTTAGAAAACGGTTCGATTCAAGCGGATAAAGTGTTGGATCGACCTGCGATGCACGAGAATAGGATTAGAAATCGAAAAAACTTACGCTCTCTGGAATACGTCTTTGCGGAATTTTCAGGAGCCGAAGAATCACCAGTTTATGGAATTTTAAATCTCTCCGATAAGGTTAAGCATCCGACTTTTACGTCGGAGATACCGTCGGTATCGAACGAGGCGATCGTAAAATGGGACGGGGAATGGTTTATAACTTACGAAGTGTTTCGAGATTTGGGTATTTCGTTCGCGATAGTCATGTTGATCATTTACGTACTAGTACTAGGCTGGTTTCAAGATTATGTAGTTCCTTTAATCATCATGGCGCCCATACCGATATCGCTAATCGGAATTTTACCGGGCCATTGGCTTTTAGGCGCATATTTCACGGCCACTTCAATGATCGGATTTATTGCCGGGGCCGGAATCATCGTACGTAACTCGATCATCCTAGTGGATTTTATCAATTCCGAGCTAGATAGCGGAACGCCGCTCAGACAGGCAGTTATCAACGCCGGATTAGTAAGATTTAGACCGATGCTACTAACCGCGTCGGCAGTGGTAGTCGGAAGTTCTGTGATGTTATTCGACCCGATCTTTCAAGGATTAGCGATTTCCTTAATCTTCGGCGAAATTGCCGCAACGTTACTGAGCCGTTTTGCCATTCCCGCGATATATTATTGGTTTTTAATGAATCGAGGGTCTATTCCGAATAAGAATTAACGGAATATAATGTAAAAATAGATAATTATCAACTATCCTATTTAAGATTAAAGGTGGAAAATAGATTTTATAGGATATTGCTTGCTATTATAAACGGAGGTTTATATGAAAATCAACGAAGGTAATCTAGATAGGATTTTACGGTTGGTTGCGGGAGTAGCCATTATTGCTTGGGGTTTCCTAGCCCAAAGTTGGTTAGGGGCCATAGGAATCATTCCGCTTGCTACCGGATTGATCGGATGGTGCCCGCTCTACTCGGTACTCCATCTAAACACATGTCCGGTTAAAAAACAGTAAGAGTCAGATCTTTCGTTTGCTGACCTTGTCCGGTAAGGGTTAAGGTTAGCAAACAGGGAAACTTTTTTATAACGGGCTTCGGATATTCGGTCGACTACCCTTTTTATATAAGTTGCGGCCCGACTATGCTTCCCCCAACTACATTACGATTATAGAGAAAAGGCCGTTTTGATCGCCTTTCTGACATTCTCTCTTATATTCGAGGCCCCCTTCCTTTCTACGAAGCACTTCTCCATGTAAGCGTGCATATAAGCTTCGCCGAACTTCTTTAAGGCCTGGCTAGCCGCTTTCAATTGCATAAGCGTCTTCTCGCAATCCGTCTCTTCGTCAAAAAGGCCTTTTTCAATGGCTTCGAGTTGACCTTTGATTCTATGAATCCTATGAACTAGTTGCGTACGGACGTCGATTTCCTTCATATTTACATACCCTAATGGGTATGCTTACAGAGAATAGCGATCCGTCAAAGTAAAAAACTTTATCTATTCTGAATTCATTTATCCAAACGAATCACGCTTCCTGATTGGAAGTTGCAGTCATCCTTTAATATTTTAAAGACTTCAATCGTGGTCTTAAAACGCACTTTTGATAAAAATCATAAAGAAATCGAGATATTTATCATTTAATAGAATGAAGGCTTTGTGCTATATTATAATAGAAATTCACTTCTGATAGTTATTGAATCAGAAGGAGTAATCGAGGGATAAAAATATGGCAAATGCCGAAGTCAATCAAGTTAAACCGAAGGAAGGAAATGTGGAACATTCTAGATTCCTAGAACCATTCCAGCAATTCAGTCGGGAGATCGATCGATCTTTAGAGGACCTCTTTATGGATTTTGGAAATTTCAAACTTTGGGCTAGACCGTCATTCATGAAAAGCAGTCTTCCGAAAGTAAACCTTAAAGAGAATAAGGATTCTTACATTTTAGAGGCGGAACTTCCCGGATACAATTCCAAAGAAGTCGAAATCGGAATCAAAGGGCATGTCCTAACTTTAAAAGGCGAAAAGAAAGAATCGCACGATGAAAAAAAGGAAGAGTACCATCTGCATGAAAGCACACATGGAAGTTTCTTTCGTTCTTTTAAATTGCCCGAATCCGTTCTTGCCGATAAAATAAACGCGTCTATGAAAGACGGAATTCTTACTTTGACTCTGCCCAAGTCGGAAGATGAAAAAGGTCAAACGAAGAAGATCGAAATTAAATAAAGTTTTCTCCGTCGGTCAATAGGCCGCCGGATTTTAAAATCGAGGATATATTGATTTATCTGCATGTCAGTCGTCGACGCCGGTAAGCTCTCAGGCCTGACCTCCGAAAGAGCCAAGAAATTACTTTCGGAGGTCGGCCCCAATGAATTGCCGAAATTAGAGTCGTCTTCCCTTTTTCGGACGATCCTGTCCGTGTTGGAAGAACCGATGATTTTCCTCCTGCTGACATGCGGAGGTTTATATATACTTCTCGGCAAACCCGAAGAAGCCGTCGCTCTTTGTATCGCCGTAATAGCGGTAATTTCCATAACAATATTCCAAAAGAATAAAACAGAAACCGCGTTAGATTCGTTACGGGATCTTTCGATTCCGTTTGCAGTAGTAATTCGGGACTCGATAAAATCGTCGATTTCCGCGAAAGAAATCGTCCCGGGGGATTTGGTATTCATTCGGGAAGGGGAACGTATACCGGCTGACGGTTTTTTGGTTCAAGATCTTAATTTGCAAATAGACGAGTCCTTAATCTCGGGCGAATCAGTTCCCGTTGTTAAACGAAGCCTACTTGAGAGAACCGCTGATGATTCGGATCCCCTCGTCGAGGATTCCTCCCGATCCGTTTACGCGAGTTGCTTAGTAGTTGCAGGTGAAGGGATCTTTACAGTAACGGCGACAGGGTCTTCTTCACTAGTCGGAAAGATCGGCCAAGCTCTCGGAAAAATTCAGACCCTAGACACTCCTCTTCAAAGGCAGGCAAAAAAGCTAACTTTACGGATCACCATATTCGCGGCGGTTTTCTTTTGTCTTATCGTGGCCGGATTAGGTGTCCGAACCGGAAATTGGCTGGAGGCGTTTCTTGCAGGCTTAACGTTTTCCATGGCGATCCTGCCCGAAGAAATTCCTATTATCCTTACCATTTATTTATCTTTAGGGGCCTGGCGAATCTCGAAAGTCAAGGTCTTAACTCGAACCTTAGGGGCCATCGAAACACTGGGAGCGGCAACGATTCTTTGCGTGGATAAGACCGGAACACTTACTGAAAATAAAATGGAAGTTCGTAAATTATATGTTCCGAATTCCCAGGGCGGATCCTATCTGGATTGCAATTCAAATATGAGGATACTGCCGGAAGAATTTCATTCCATATTAGAATTTTCTTTACTAGCATCCAAACAAGATCCGTTCGATCCGATGGAAAAAGGGATCAGAAATCTAGGCATTTTGACATTGGCCGGAACGGAACATTTGCATACGAACTGGGATCTTGAGAAGGAATATCCTCTTTCCGACAAACTCGCCGCGTTAAGTTATGCCTGGAAACAAGGCGACAATCAAGATCTTGTTATAGGAACGAAAGGAGCGCCCGAAGCAATCTTCGATCTTTGCCATTTAGACGCCGATACGACTGCAAACTTTTCAGAAATCGTGGAAAGACTATCCTCGGAAGGTCTCAGAATTCTGGGAGTGGCCAAAGCTAATATACACTCCGAAAAATTGCCGTCGCAGCAGCATGATTTTATATTCGAGTTTTTAGGGTTGGTATGCCTGGAAGACCCGGTTCGACGAGAGGTGCCGGAATCGATTTCAAAGTGCATCGGAGCAGGCATAAAAGTCGTAATGATCACCGGCGATCATCTCGGAACCGCAAAAAGTATCGCAAAGAAGGCCGGAATTCCCTTCGCAGAATCCGTTTTAACCGGTGCCGACTTGAATTCTTTGAATGATGAGGCTCTTAGTAAAAGAGTCGAAGAGGTTGGAATCTTTTCTAGAATCACTCCCGATCAAAAACTGCGTATCGTTCAGGCGTTTCAGTCCAACGGAGAAATTGTCGCGATGACCGGAGACGGTGTGAATGATGCCCCTGCATTAAAGGCCGCTCATATCGGGATCTCCATGGGTAAAAGAGGAACGGCCGTCGCTCGAGAGGCCTCCGATATCGTTTTGTTAGACGACAGCTTTTCAGCATTGGTGGATGCAATCAGTCTAGGTCGCAGAATCTACGATAATATCCGAAAAGGAATTATCTATGTATTATCGGTTCACGTACCTATAGTAGGAATGTCGTTACTACCGGCAATCTTCGCTATTCCCCTATTCCTGTTCCCTGCGCATGTCCTTTTTCTGGAACTGATCATCGATCCGGCTTGTTCTTTAATTTTCGAAGGTGAAGAAGAGGAAAAGAACGGGATGCATCGACCTCCGCGAGCTTCCAACGATAGCATCATCGATCTCCGCACGGGAGTCGTTTCCCTCGTCAGAGGACTCGTGTCTTTGATTGCAGTTCTATTCGTTTATTTTTATGCAAAATACCAAGGTTTTAATCAGGAAGAAAGTAGAACGTTGGGATTCATCTGCATCATATCCGGAAACGTATTTTTAATTCTCACAAATCTCTCCTGGACGGAGCCTTTCTACCGGAGAGTAAAATCAATTTCACCCATTTTCTATATCTTACTATTGTTCGTCCTAATTTTCATGGTCTCCACGATAAAAGTCGAGTTCCTAACGAGGCTATTCGGATTCGCTCAAGTGAAATCTCAAGATGCGATATTGGTTACGATCATAGGCATTTTGAGCGTCCTATGGTGGGAAATCCTAAAGAGCAGAACCGCCGCTCTAAAAATTGCAAAATCGAATACCGTATTTTCGAGAAATGCGTCCTAACAAACAACACGCCGAACCTTCCATATCTGATCGGCATATTTCTGAACCGTATTATCGGAAGAAAATCTTATACTCT
The Leptospira fainei serovar Hurstbridge str. BUT 6 genome window above contains:
- a CDS encoding efflux RND transporter permease subunit, yielding MNNTRESALGFAGKLADLFINSRLTPVISIASILLGVLAVTLTPKEEEPQISVPMVDIHIASPGFVAKETERKVVEPIERAVWGLEGVEYVYSASSDHGALITVRFKVGEPLEPSLVKIHHSLMEIKSSLPPNVLEPNVRSYTIDDVPFLALTFSSETRDDFSLRSTVAPLARELSSTPDIARMELLGGRKEAVRVIADPKKMQVFGLSISDIANGIRANNGFMPSGKNWGKDFLYDIEIGTPISNSKQIALTPLVRRGGNVVRVSDVAEVRDGAEEKVRQSSILDKSFGPAHRNAVTILFSKRKGTDIAKLSQEILQRSKFLAKDLPDDIAMTVLRDYGATAGDKSTELIEHLLIATFSVSVLIAIWMGIRASFVVSISIPVTLSLTLALYYFLGYTLNRVTLFALIFSIGILVDDAIVVVENIERHLKLKPGQGIVRTTLKAVSEVGNPTILATFTVIAAILPMAFVRGLMGPYMKPIPVGASLAMILSLLVAFIVTPWASVRFLKLHSKTEKKPVKDSMLNLLYESFTAWLLYSRKNAILFGLSIIILLLTSFSLVAFKFVKVKMLPFDDKEEFQVLIDYDPKTPLEKTTKYTRILADSIINNSNIQKIQIFVGDPAPFSFSGMVKHSFLRNKEWQADLHIVLKNKNERNKKSHDIIESLRPSITEFGEQNNAITKVLEIPPGPPVLATFVAEVYAPTEKEREEVAFEIRKSLSMQKGVVDIDSSLRVQRPTIVFPFDYVAAGNLGVQAVTIAQAANYVFQETSLSTLSETNHSEDVVISLSLKDSARTSKTPFAKLNVSTLENGSIQADKVLDRPAMHENRIRNRKNLRSLEYVFAEFSGAEESPVYGILNLSDKVKHPTFTSEIPSVSNEAIVKWDGEWFITYEVFRDLGISFAIVMLIIYVLVLGWFQDYVVPLIIMAPIPISLIGILPGHWLLGAYFTATSMIGFIAGAGIIVRNSIILVDFINSELDSGTPLRQAVINAGLVRFRPMLLTASAVVVGSSVMLFDPIFQGLAISLIFGEIAATLLSRFAIPAIYYWFLMNRGSIPNKN
- a CDS encoding YgaP family membrane protein, translating into MKINEGNLDRILRLVAGVAIIAWGFLAQSWLGAIGIIPLATGLIGWCPLYSVLHLNTCPVKKQ
- a CDS encoding cation-translocating P-type ATPase produces the protein MSVVDAGKLSGLTSERAKKLLSEVGPNELPKLESSSLFRTILSVLEEPMIFLLLTCGGLYILLGKPEEAVALCIAVIAVISITIFQKNKTETALDSLRDLSIPFAVVIRDSIKSSISAKEIVPGDLVFIREGERIPADGFLVQDLNLQIDESLISGESVPVVKRSLLERTADDSDPLVEDSSRSVYASCLVVAGEGIFTVTATGSSSLVGKIGQALGKIQTLDTPLQRQAKKLTLRITIFAAVFFCLIVAGLGVRTGNWLEAFLAGLTFSMAILPEEIPIILTIYLSLGAWRISKVKVLTRTLGAIETLGAATILCVDKTGTLTENKMEVRKLYVPNSQGGSYLDCNSNMRILPEEFHSILEFSLLASKQDPFDPMEKGIRNLGILTLAGTEHLHTNWDLEKEYPLSDKLAALSYAWKQGDNQDLVIGTKGAPEAIFDLCHLDADTTANFSEIVERLSSEGLRILGVAKANIHSEKLPSQQHDFIFEFLGLVCLEDPVRREVPESISKCIGAGIKVVMITGDHLGTAKSIAKKAGIPFAESVLTGADLNSLNDEALSKRVEEVGIFSRITPDQKLRIVQAFQSNGEIVAMTGDGVNDAPALKAAHIGISMGKRGTAVAREASDIVLLDDSFSALVDAISLGRRIYDNIRKGIIYVLSVHVPIVGMSLLPAIFAIPLFLFPAHVLFLELIIDPACSLIFEGEEEEKNGMHRPPRASNDSIIDLRTGVVSLVRGLVSLIAVLFVYFYAKYQGFNQEESRTLGFICIISGNVFLILTNLSWTEPFYRRVKSISPIFYILLLFVLIFMVSTIKVEFLTRLFGFAQVKSQDAILVTIIGILSVLWWEILKSRTAALKIAKSNTVFSRNAS
- a CDS encoding Hsp20/alpha crystallin family protein — translated: MANAEVNQVKPKEGNVEHSRFLEPFQQFSREIDRSLEDLFMDFGNFKLWARPSFMKSSLPKVNLKENKDSYILEAELPGYNSKEVEIGIKGHVLTLKGEKKESHDEKKEEYHLHESTHGSFFRSFKLPESVLADKINASMKDGILTLTLPKSEDEKGQTKKIEIK
- a CDS encoding metal-sensing transcriptional repressor, which encodes MKEIDVRTQLVHRIHRIKGQLEAIEKGLFDEETDCEKTLMQLKAASQALKKFGEAYMHAYMEKCFVERKGASNIRENVRKAIKTAFSL